The proteins below are encoded in one region of Phaseolus vulgaris cultivar G19833 chromosome 1, P. vulgaris v2.0, whole genome shotgun sequence:
- the LOC137815589 gene encoding uncharacterized mitochondrial protein AtMg00810-like: MEAHGAHGTWEHMGWWLQNSAHVGDCLKVAFWWPLKGLVLGLLQSKDLGKLRYFLGIEVAQSNTSIVISQRKYALDIFEEIVLMNSKFVDTPMDPNVKLLPNQGEPLSDPEKYRRLVGKLNYLTIIRLDISFVVNVVSQFLNSPCEDHWNAVIYADLAGSPFHRRSTFSYCVSIGDNLISWKSLKQSVVARSSVEAEYRAIASATCELI; the protein is encoded by the exons ATggaagcacatggagcacatggcacatgggagcacatgggATGGTGGCTCCAAAATTCAGCACATGTggg TGATTGCCTCAAGGTAGCATTTTGGTGGCCTCTCAAAGGGTTGGTGTTGGGGCTTCTTCAATCaaaagatcttggcaaactcagatatttcttggggattgaggtagcacaatccaatactaGTATTGTTATATCgcaaagaaaatatgcattggaTATTTTTGAGGAAATTGTGTTGATGAATTCGAAATTTGTTGATACTCCGATGGATCCCAATgtcaagcttctacccaatcagggagaacctctttcagatcctgagaagtataggagattagttggaaaattgaactatctcactATTATTCGTCTAGACATTTCCTTTGTAGTCAatgtggtgagtcaatttcttaattctccatgtgaagatcattggaatgcagtcatAT atgctgattTAGCAGGATCTCCATTTCATAGAAGATCAACTTTCAGTTATTGTGTttccattggtgataacttgatctcttggaagagcttgaaacaaagtgttgtagcGAGATCTAGTGTagaagcagaatatagagctaTAGCCTCagctacttgtgagcttatttag